The Bacillus sp. F19 DNA segment AATTCTTCGGACCTGGTGTACCGCAGCTGCCGCTTGCAGACCGTGCAACAATTGCCAACATGGCACCAGAATACGGCGCAACTTGCGGATTCTTCCCGGTAGACGATGAGGCATTGGAGTACATGAAGTTAACTGGCCGTGACCAGGAGCTTGTAGATGTTGTTGAAGCATACTGCAAAGCCAACGAACTATTCTTCTCACCAGATGATGAGCCGGTATACACATCTGTTGTTGAAATTGATCTTGCTGAGATTGAAGCAAATCTTTCAGGACCTAAGCGTCCTCAGGACTTAATTCCTCTATCAGCTATGCAGAAATCTTTCCAGACAGCTCTTGCTGCTCCAAGCGGCAACCAGGGCTTTGGTTTAGAAGCAGCAGAAGCTAAAAAAGAAATCAGCGTTATTCTTGCAAACGGTGAAGAAACAAAAATGAAAACAGGAGCTATTGCCATTGCCGCGATTACAAGCTGCACAAACACTTCTAACCCATATGTATTGGTTGGAGCTGGTTTAGTAGCTAAAAAAGCAATCGAAAAAGGCATGAAAGTTCCTGCATATGTTAAAACTTCTTTAGCTCCAGGTTCAAAAGTTGTAACAGGCTACCTTGAGAACTCAGGATTGCTTCCTTATATGAACCAACTAGGCTTCAATGTAGTCGGTTATGGATGTACAACATGCATCGGGAACTCCGGTCCTCTTGCAGAAGAGATTGAAAAAGCAGTTGCTGAAAACGACTTGCTTGTTACATCTGTTCTTTCAGGTAACCGCAACTTTGAAGGAAGAATTCATCCGCTAGTAAAAGGAAACTATCTGGCTTCACCGCCGCTGGTTGTAGCCTATGCTTTAGCTGGTACAGTGAATATTGATCTTAAAAATGACTCATTAGGTAAAGATAAGGATGGCAATGATGTATTCTTTAACGATATCTGGCCATCAATGGACGAAATCAATGAGATCGTAAAACAAACAGTAACACCTGAGCTCTTCCGCCAGGAATATGGCAGAGTATTTGATGATAACGAGCGCTGGAATGCAATACAGACAACAGATGAGGCATTGTATCAGTGGGATCAGGATTCCACTTATATTCAAAACCCTCCATTCTTTGAAAACTTAAATCCAGAGCCGGGTCTTGTTGAGCCGCTTACGAATTTGCGCGTCGTTGCAAAATTCGGCGATTCTGTTACAACAGACCATATTTCGCCAGCCGGTTCAATCGGAAAAGATACTCCTGCAGGACGCTACCTTCAGGAAAAAGGCGTCAGCCCGAGAGAATTTAACTCATATGGTTCACGCCGCGGAAATCATGAAGTTATGATGCGCGGAACATTTGCAAATATCCGTATTAAAAACCAAGTAGCACCTGGAACAGAAGGCGGCTATACAACATATTGGCCAACAGGTGAAGTGACTTCCATCTATGACGCTTGCATGAAGTACAAACAAGACGGAACTGGTCTTGTCGTTCTTGCTGGCAAAGACTATGGTATGGGAAGCTCACGTGACTGGGCAGCAAAAGGCACAAACCTTTTGGGCATCAAAACAGTTATTGCTGAGAGCTTTGAGCGTATTCACAGAAGCAACCTAGTGTTCATGGGCGTTCTACCTCTGCAGTTCAAGCAAGGAGAAAGTGCTGAGGTTCTTGGCTTAACAGGTAAAGAAACAATTGAGGTTCTGATTGATGAAGCAGTTAAACCTCGCGACCATGTGAAAGTAAGAGCAACTGATGAAGAAGGCAGTGTAAAAGAATTTGAAGTGCTTGTACGCTTTGACAGTGATGTTGAAGTCGACTACTACCGCCATGGCGGCATCCTTCAAATGGTCTTACGCGAAAAAATAAAAGGCTAAATTGTGAAAAGGACGGAGTTTCCGTCCTTTTTTTGCGTGGTTTTATTGTCCTTTTTAATAAGAGATGATTTAATAAAATAGAACGTAAATAGGTGGTTGTCCTAATACCATCTTCCTTACATATAAATGAGATATTAGGGATATGCAGCAAGGGGGAAATGAAATTGAAACGAATACTTGCCATTTGTCTGCTTGTGTTTTTGGCGGGCTATGCAGTCTGGTTTGCGATCCTGCCTAAAGAACCAAAAGAAGGGCTTGAGATAGGAAATAAGCCACCAGAATTTGAACTTGAGATGCTAAACGGAGAAAAAGTTAATTTAGAAGACGTAAAAGGCAAAAAAGTGATGATCAATTTCTGGGCTACTTGGTGTCCGCCATGCGAAGCGGAAATGCCGGAAATGCAGAAGCTGCAAAATGAGCACCCTGATGAATTGGTTGTTCTTGCAGTTAACATGACAAATGCTGAAAAAAGCAGGGAAGATGTTGAAACATTTATTTCAAAACGGAATCTGACCTTTCCTGTAGCTTTGGATAAGGATGGAAGAGTAAGTGTTCAATACGAAGTTTATTCGTATCCGACAACTTATTTTCTCGATGAAGAAGGAAAAATCTTAAATATATCCCGCGGTGCGATGACACAGGAAACAATGGAGAAACTGCTTGAAATCTAACTTTTAAAGACTGTTTAGGTAAACTAAGCAGTCTTTTTTTGTTTTTTCTAAAAACTTGTACTATTTTTCTTGTTTATGGCAAAACTGAATTTAATACGTATGGAGGTGTCCAGCTTGAGAAAAATAAAAAAGATGACGTTTGAAGAGTTAGTTCTTGAAAATAAGAAGGAACTGCTGAAGGATCAGGAAGCTTTAAACCGGCTTGAAGAGAGAGTGGAGCAGCGTCTGTTCGATAAGCTCAGCTAAATCCAACACTTGGTTGTCATGTTTGCCCCTTAACTGGAGAAGATAATGGTGAGGAGGCGAGAGAACATGACAAATTCAAATGATAAACAAAGCCATTTCACTCCAAATCACATTGGAACAAAATCCAGAGGGTTTGGCGGAAATAAAGGGAAAAAAATGCAAAATAAATCGAATGAACATCCACAGGTAATGCAAACAAAAGGTGAGTAGTGTAAAATAAGTTTCCATAATAATATTATGTAAACTTATTGACTGTTTGCATTTATTCTTTTTTTAATCAAACTTAGTAAAGGATGTGTTCACATGGGTTATAAATCAAATCCAGATGATCGTTCAGATAATGTTGAAAAGCTGCAGGATATGGTTCAAAACACGATCGAAAATATAGAAAAAGCACAGGAAACGGCAGAGTTTTCAAGTGGCGAAGAAAGAGCCCGCATTGAAGCTAAAAACCACCGCCGTGAAGAAAGTCTTGAAGCCTTCCGTTCTGAAATCAGTGATGAAGCATCTGCACGCGAGAATGGCTATAAATAACTAAAAAAATTATTAAGGATGTCCCTCTTATACAGGGGCATCCTTTATCTTTTGTTGCAAATGACAGCATATGGTATGATAATATTTATTCGTTGTCCTAAATTTGGATGCTTCATAAGGAGAGGGAACACATATGCTTGTTTCAAAAAAAGAGATAGAAGTAAGGTACGCAGAAACGGATCAAATGGGTGTTGTTTATCATGCCAATTATTTAGTATGGATGGAAGTGGGCAGAACACAGCTGATTCAGGATCTGGGCTTTTCCTATGCAGATATGGAAAAAGAAGGGATTATATCTCCAGTCATTGATCTCCAGGTTCAGTACAAAAAACCGATGAAATACGGTGAAACCGTTAAAGTACATACTTGGATAGAAGAATATAATGGCTTTAAAGTCGCATACGGCTACGAAATGTACACACCTGACGGAGAGCTAGCACTTCAGGCAGTTTCAAACCATGTGTGTGTCAAAAAAGAAAATTTCAAACCGATACAAATCCGCAAAAAATATCCGGAATGGCACGCGGCATATGAAAAAGCGAAAAAGTAGGGATTTCTGTGGCATTTGGAATAAAACGCAAGGAACTGGCTGATTGGAAAGTGAAGATAGCAAAAGGAGAGCTTGCATTTCTGACCCATTTTTGGACAGATCCAAGATTTCCTGCTTCACACGCTGTTACAAAGGCAGGCTGCTCTAATTTACCAAAGCTCATCGAGTGGGGAGAAGCGTTTGGATTAAGGAAAGAGTGGATTCATCATGACAAGGAATATCCGCATTTTGACTTGATGGGAGAGGTACAGCTCAAAGTCTTGGAAGCACATAATTTAATGGACCACATCGAACGTTTCCGTTTACGTTAAAAAACCGCAGATTATTCATCTGCGGTTTTTTTATAATCAAAAACGGGTTCCCCTTTTTCTTCGTCAAAGCCAATGACCAAGTCATTTTGATCGAAATACCAAATGTCACTTTCTTCAATAAAGAAGGTAATGCCGTTTTTTTCTGTTTTTGCACCCATTTGCTTTGGCTGATCTTTCACTACACCTAAAGAAAAACCCTTTTGAATGGTGCTGCTGCCTCCGTATCGGACAAAAAATCGAAACGAATCTCCGCTTGCAACATTCATTTCACTTTGATACCACTCTGCCGCTTTGTCACTAATATGTATGTTCATCCTGAGTATCACTCCTTCTCTCATACGATACCACGAAAAGACAAATCAAAAACAGAACGAAGCAAATTTCTTATAACTTTCTTATTTTAAATTCTGAAACATATGCTCTTGGATCGCTTTATTTTGAGTCTGATCAACATTTTTCAGCTCTTTTACACGATAGGCCCGGTTGTTTTGACTGACGACAATCGTCGGAACGAAGCCTGGGTCTGTCAGCTCCATTGTTTTAGTTCCATCGGTAAGTTTTTTCGTAAGATTTATGGAGAAAATACCGCCGATTTCTTTGTATTCACCAACTTGACCTGATAAGAAGTTTCCTAAAGAATAGATGACAAATGTGTTATTTCCATTTTTTCCTTTTACCCATTCCATGGGCTGAAGGACATGCGGGTGATGACCAATGACCAAGTGAACACCCTGATCAGCCAGGAACTGTGCAAGCTCCTGCTGCTCCTCGTTTGGAAGCCGGATATATTCTACTCCCCAATGCATGCTTACGATGACGGCATCTGACAGCTTTTTCATTTCCTCAATATCTTTTATCATTTTCGGTTTATCAATTAAGTTTACGAGATGAGGTTTTCCTTCAGGAACTGGAATGCCGTTTGTTCCGTATGTATAAGCCAAAAACCCTAATTTCACGCCATTTTTATTAATGACCCGGGGTGTATCTGCATCTTGGCTGTTTCGGTAGCCGCCAACATAAGGCATTCCGATTTCATCATAACGGTCAGTAGCATTCAATATGGCTTTTTCGCCGCGGTCAAGCGTGTGATTGTTGGCAATACCAGCTATGTCAACACCTGCATCCTGAAAAGCATCTACAACCTCAAATGGGCTGTTAAATGAAGGGTAAGTGGACAAGCCAATTTCAGTTCCGCCAATCATTGTTTCCTGATTAGCAAATGTAATGTCGCTCTTGCCAATCAAAGGTTTTACATCTTTTAACATTGGTTTGAAATCATAAGAACCGCTTTCTGTTTTTGCATCATTGTATACACGCCCGTGAATTAATATATCTCCGATTGCCGAGAGTGTAACGGTTGATTTAAATGATTTGGGCGGCTGATTCACATTCATTCCAGAATGCGCTTTCACAGGGTGTTCTGTCTCTTCTTTCGGATTTGCAAAAAGAAAGAATGCTGTACCGATTGCGGCCAGCAAAACGAAAGCTGAGATAATCCATTTCTTCATCATGTTGTATTCTCCTATAAGGATTCTTTTTTACTATCATAAACGATAGGATAAAAAAAGGAAATCCTATTTAGATTGCACAAAACATGAAAAAAGCTGCCCGGGGACAGCTTTAAATCCATTTTACTTTCGGTTCTGTTTTATCTCTTATACGTTTAATATTGGCACGATGACGGTATATAACAAACAGGGACAGAATGCTGACAACTGCAATTAATACCGGATCACCGATGAAAATGCTGAAAATGATTGCATAGATGCCAGTGAGCATGGATGACAGTGATACATATTTTGTTAAGTATAAGAACAGGAAGAAGACAGCGAGCATCGTTATGAACATCAGCGGTGCAGAGAACAAGAGAATGCCTCCTGAGGTAGCAACTGCCTTTCCGCCTTTGAAATTGGCAAACAGCGGGTACGTATGGCCAATGACAGCGAAGATTCCGATCAGCAGCGGATGCACGTTCTCTAAACCAAAAAAGAATGGGAGGGATGCTGCAAGCGTTCCTTTTAGAATATCCGCGATGGTCACAAGCAGTCCTGCTTTTACACCAAGAGTGCGGAATGTATTCGTTCCTCCCAGATTCCCGCTCCCATGTTCACGGATGTCAATTCCGTAACCCACTTTCCCGACGATTAGGCCAGATGGAATGGAACCGAGTAAATAAGCTAAAATAATAATGGCTGCAATAATCAATGAATCCGCTCTCCTTAGTTTATAATTGAATAAAACTATTTTATCATGTAACTAGCACTTAAGACTACGTCATAAAATAGAAACGAAAAAAAATCATACAGAAGGAGTTTTTACTATGAGTATATCCATCCCATCGAGAGAAAAAATTGGAAAAATATTAAAAAAGAGCAAACGAATCGCTGTCGTGGGCCTGTCGGATCAGCCTGAGCGCACTTCTTACATGGTCAGTAAAGCGATGCAGGATGCAGGATATGAAATTATTCCGGTGAATCCGACAATCAAAGAAGCGCTTGGTGTGAAAGCAGTGGGCTCT contains these protein-coding regions:
- the acnA gene encoding aconitate hydratase AcnA encodes the protein MTKQQQLSHHDVFQARKSFTVGGKTYNYYSLKALEDAGVGNVSKLPYSIKVLLESVLRQVDGRVITKEHVENLAKWGTAEQKELDVPFKPSRVILQDFTGVPAVVDLASLRKAMADIGGNPDVINPEITVDLVIDHSVQVDKAGTTDSLQFNMELEFERNAERYKFLSWAKKAFNNYRAVPPATGIVHQVNLEYLANVVHAVEGADGTFETYPDSLVGTDSHTTMINGIGVLGWGVGGIEAEAGMLGQPSYFPVPEVIGVKLTGQMPNGTTATDLALKVTQVLRQKGVVGKFVEFFGPGVPQLPLADRATIANMAPEYGATCGFFPVDDEALEYMKLTGRDQELVDVVEAYCKANELFFSPDDEPVYTSVVEIDLAEIEANLSGPKRPQDLIPLSAMQKSFQTALAAPSGNQGFGLEAAEAKKEISVILANGEETKMKTGAIAIAAITSCTNTSNPYVLVGAGLVAKKAIEKGMKVPAYVKTSLAPGSKVVTGYLENSGLLPYMNQLGFNVVGYGCTTCIGNSGPLAEEIEKAVAENDLLVTSVLSGNRNFEGRIHPLVKGNYLASPPLVVAYALAGTVNIDLKNDSLGKDKDGNDVFFNDIWPSMDEINEIVKQTVTPELFRQEYGRVFDDNERWNAIQTTDEALYQWDQDSTYIQNPPFFENLNPEPGLVEPLTNLRVVAKFGDSVTTDHISPAGSIGKDTPAGRYLQEKGVSPREFNSYGSRRGNHEVMMRGTFANIRIKNQVAPGTEGGYTTYWPTGEVTSIYDACMKYKQDGTGLVVLAGKDYGMGSSRDWAAKGTNLLGIKTVIAESFERIHRSNLVFMGVLPLQFKQGESAEVLGLTGKETIEVLIDEAVKPRDHVKVRATDEEGSVKEFEVLVRFDSDVEVDYYRHGGILQMVLREKIKG
- a CDS encoding redoxin domain-containing protein translates to MKLKRILAICLLVFLAGYAVWFAILPKEPKEGLEIGNKPPEFELEMLNGEKVNLEDVKGKKVMINFWATWCPPCEAEMPEMQKLQNEHPDELVVLAVNMTNAEKSREDVETFISKRNLTFPVALDKDGRVSVQYEVYSYPTTYFLDEEGKILNISRGAMTQETMEKLLEI
- a CDS encoding FbpB family small basic protein, which translates into the protein MRKIKKMTFEELVLENKKELLKDQEALNRLEERVEQRLFDKLS
- a CDS encoding acid-soluble spore protein N codes for the protein MTNSNDKQSHFTPNHIGTKSRGFGGNKGKKMQNKSNEHPQVMQTKGE
- the tlp gene encoding small acid-soluble spore protein Tlp, with protein sequence MGYKSNPDDRSDNVEKLQDMVQNTIENIEKAQETAEFSSGEERARIEAKNHRREESLEAFRSEISDEASARENGYK
- a CDS encoding acyl-CoA thioesterase, encoding MLVSKKEIEVRYAETDQMGVVYHANYLVWMEVGRTQLIQDLGFSYADMEKEGIISPVIDLQVQYKKPMKYGETVKVHTWIEEYNGFKVAYGYEMYTPDGELALQAVSNHVCVKKENFKPIQIRKKYPEWHAAYEKAKK
- a CDS encoding HesB/YadR/YfhF family protein; translated protein: MNIHISDKAAEWYQSEMNVASGDSFRFFVRYGGSSTIQKGFSLGVVKDQPKQMGAKTEKNGITFFIEESDIWYFDQNDLVIGFDEEKGEPVFDYKKTADE
- a CDS encoding CapA family protein; its protein translation is MMKKWIISAFVLLAAIGTAFFLFANPKEETEHPVKAHSGMNVNQPPKSFKSTVTLSAIGDILIHGRVYNDAKTESGSYDFKPMLKDVKPLIGKSDITFANQETMIGGTEIGLSTYPSFNSPFEVVDAFQDAGVDIAGIANNHTLDRGEKAILNATDRYDEIGMPYVGGYRNSQDADTPRVINKNGVKLGFLAYTYGTNGIPVPEGKPHLVNLIDKPKMIKDIEEMKKLSDAVIVSMHWGVEYIRLPNEEQQELAQFLADQGVHLVIGHHPHVLQPMEWVKGKNGNNTFVIYSLGNFLSGQVGEYKEIGGIFSINLTKKLTDGTKTMELTDPGFVPTIVVSQNNRAYRVKELKNVDQTQNKAIQEHMFQNLK
- the plsY gene encoding glycerol-3-phosphate 1-O-acyltransferase PlsY, which gives rise to MIIAAIIILAYLLGSIPSGLIVGKVGYGIDIREHGSGNLGGTNTFRTLGVKAGLLVTIADILKGTLAASLPFFFGLENVHPLLIGIFAVIGHTYPLFANFKGGKAVATSGGILLFSAPLMFITMLAVFFLFLYLTKYVSLSSMLTGIYAIIFSIFIGDPVLIAVVSILSLFVIYRHRANIKRIRDKTEPKVKWI